The DNA sequence TACAACACGACCCGCCAGATCGGTTCCGTTCTTGGTGCCGCGATGGTGGGTGCAGCGATGCAAGTGGGATCGGTCGCACTCGGACTTGAACACGGCATGGCAATCGCCCTGCTCATTCCTGCTGTCGCCCTGGGTCTTGGCTTCGTCGCCGTCTCCTTCTTCCGTCCCAGCCTTCGCGTGTAGGCGGACGCGGGGATAGAGTGGAGGTCATGCGACTTGCCACCCTTACCTCCGGCGGCGACTGCCCCGGACTCAACGCAGTTATCCGCGGAATCGTCCGCACCGCCAGCGCCGAATTCGGCTCGACAGTCGTCGGGTACGAAGACGGCTGGGTCGGTCTCATGGAGGACCGTCGCGTGGATCTCTACGACGACGAGAACATTGACCGCATCCTGCTGCGCGGTGGCACCATCCTCGGCACGGGCCGTCTGCACCCGGATAAGTTCAAGGCCGGCCTCGACCAGATCAAGGCTAACCTTGCGGACGCCAAGATTGATGCCCTGATCCCCATCGGCGGCGAAGGCACCCTCAAGGGCGCCAAGTGGCTCTCCGATAACGGCATTCCGGTTGTCGGCGTGCCCAAGACCATTGACAATGACGTCTACGGCACCGACTACACCTTCGGGTTTGATACTGCCGTGGCCGTGGCCACCGATGCGGTGGATCGCCTCCACACCACCGCGGAGTCTCACAACCGCATCCTCATCGTGGAGGTCATGGGCCGCCACGTGGGCTGGATTGCTTTGCACGCTGGCCTCGCCGGCGGCGCCCACTACACCGTCATCCCCGAGGTGCCCTTCGACATCGCGGAAATCTGCAAGGCCATGGAGCGCCGTTTCCAGATGGGCGAGAAGTACGGCATCATCGTCGTCGCCGAAGGTGCCGCCCCGAAGGAGGGCACTATGGAGCTGCGTTCCGGCGGCGTTGACCAGTTCGGCCACGAGCTGTTCACCGGCATTGGCCAGCAGGTCGCCGACGAGATTCACGCTCGCCTGGGCCACGATGTCCGCACCACCGTCCTGGGTCACATTCAGCGCGGCGGCACCCCCACCGCCTTCGACCGCGTCCTGGCTACGCGCTACGGCGTGCGCGCCACCCGCGCGGTGCATGAGGGCAAGTTCGGAACCTGTGTCGCGCTCGATGGCGAGCGGATCATCAACATCCCCCTCGACGTCGCCGTGGGTCACCTCAAGACCGTGCCGCTGGATCGCTACACCACCGCGCAGGCGATGTTTGGCTAGAAGCCTTCGCCGTCCATGATGAGGCGGGCGCTGCGGGCAAGTGCAACCCACTCCAACTCGCCGTCCACTACTGAAGCCGAAACCGTCACGGTGCCCTTCGGGTGCCGGAGGACGGTTTCTGTGCTTGGTGGCCGATCAGCAATGGTGCCGCCGAGGGCGAGCGCGCCACCAATGCCGAGGATGCCTGTCGCAGGCAGGGCATGGTGGACCCGCCCAACCGAGGTCATGAGAACGGGCAACGGATCTCCCTCGCCGAGTAACGCCAGGCGGGGAAGCACGGGGCCGTCCAGGCCCATGAGGCCTGCCGCTTCCTGGCGAATTTCCTCGAGTCGGTCGAGGAGTTCCTCATCGGCGTTGAGCGCGGCCGGAGTGGCACACGTATCTATGCCCACGTCAGCAGCCCGCAGCATCGCAATCGGATTGGCGATGTCGACGAGGCTGGCCTCAAGGCCACTGTCCGGGAGGATGACTCGCGGGCCGAGTGTGCCGGGGGCGAGGAAGCGGACGTCGATACGCTCACCTGAATGGGAAAGCTCGAAGATGCTGTCGGTGTTGGCATTCCACACGCGGACGGTCTCCCGCGGGCTTATCAGCCCGTGGTGGACGGCAAACGTCGAGATGGCGGCAGAGATATTGCCGCAATTGCCAGACCAATCGACGTGGGGCTCGGTGGGGGAGACCTGCGCGAACACACTGACCAGGTCGACAGTCGGCGGACAATCTGGATGCTCAGGCGGCAGGCCAACAAACATCACCTTGCTGTTGGACGAGACCCCGCCACCGAGCCCATCAATGGCCAGGGGATCGGGGCTTCCGATCAACCGCAGGCACAGCTCATCGCGATCGGCCGGGAGAGCAGGCAGATCACGCAGGTGAAGGAAGACTGCTCGGCTGGTTCCGCCGCGAATGATGGAAAGTCTCATTCCCGTATCCTATAAAAATGCCCCGCTACGCACTGATCAAGCACTATCGCGGCGTCCCCGCCGACTTCCCTCCCATGTCCACGTGGACACCGGACGATGTTCGCGCCCACGTCGACTACATGGAACGATTCGCCGACAAGCTGCGCGCCAGCGGTGAGTTCGTGGACAGTCTCGCGCTGTCGGAGGAGGCCGAATTGATCACCGCCGGCGGCTCCACCCGCGCGGTCCCCGCTTCCAAGGCCCTGGTGGCTGGCTGGATGCTTATCGACGTCCCCTCGGCCCGCCGGGCCAGGGAACTCGCCGCCGAGCTCGCGGCCGCTCCCGGCAAGGATGGGGTGCCACTACGAGAGTGGTTGGAGCTGCGCCCGGCCTACGGCGCCCCGATGGCGGACGATGAGGGCGAGACGGGCTAAAATCTGGCCCATGACTGCCCCGATGTATGACTTGATGGATTTCGACGACGTTCTGGAGAAGTTTGACCCCGTCATGGGCCTGGAGGTCCACGTTGAATTAGCCACGGAGACGAAGATGTTCTCCGCAAGCTCCGCTCATTTCGGTGCGGCCCCGAACTCTCACGTTGATCCCGTCTCCCTCGGACTGCCCGGTGCGCTGCCCGTGGTCAATGCCAAGGGCGTTGAATGGGCCATCAAGATCGGTCTGGCACTGAACTGCTCCATCGCGGAGTCCTCGCGTTTCGCCCGGAAGAACTACTTCTACCCGGATCAGCCGAAGAATTACCAGATCTCCCAGTACGACGAGCCGATCGCCTACAACGGTTACCTGGACGTCCAGCTCCTCGACGGCACCGAGTGGCGCGTGGAGATTGAGCGCGCCCACATGGAAGAAGACACCGGCAAGCTCACCCACCTGGGCGGCACCTCGGGGCGCATCCACGGCGCCACTGCTTCGCTGGTGGACTGCAACCGCGCGGGCATCCCCCTCATCGAGATCGTGACCAAGCCGATCGAGGGCGCAGGCTCGCGTGCCCCGGAGATTGCCAAGGCCTATGTCTCCGCCCTGCGTGACCTGGTCAAGGCGCTCGGGGTGTCCGATGCCCGCATGGATCAAGGTTCCATGCGCGTGGATTCCAACCTCTCGCTGCGCCCCATTGGCCAAGAGGAATTTGGCACCCGCACCGAGACGAAGAACATCAACTCCCTCAAGTCCGTCGAGCAGGCCGTGCGCTTCGAGATGATGCGCCAGGCAGCCGCCATCGAAAATGGCGAGGTCATCGTCCAGGAAACCCGCCATTACCAGGAGACGGACGGCACCACCTCCAAGGGGCGCCCGAAGGAGACCTCCGAGGACTACCGCTACTTCAACGATCCGGATCTGCCGCCGGTCATCGCCCCGAAGGAATGGGTGGAAGAAATCCGGGCGACGCTGCCCGAGCTGCCGTGGGTCCGCCGCGCCCGCATTCAGCAGGAGTGGAAGCTCCCCGACGCCGAGATGCGCGACCTCGTCAACGCTGGCGCCTTGGAACTGATCATCGCCACCGTCGAGGAAGGCTCCACCCCAGACGAGGCCCGCGCCTGGTGGGTCAACTACCTGGCGGCGAAGGCAAAGGAAGCCGAGGCGGATCTGGATGCCCTGGCAATCACCCCGGAACAGGTCGCCCGCGTCATCGCCTTGGTCAAGGAAGGGAAACTGACCACCAAGCTCGGGCGCCAAGCCGTCGACGGCGTCCTCGCCGGTGAGGGTGATGTGGACGAGGTCGTCGCCCAGCGCGGCCTGGAGGTCGTGCGCGATGACGGCGCCATCGAGGCCGCCGTCGACGAGGCCCTGGCCGCTAACCCGGACATCGTGGAAAAGTACCGCGCGGGCAACACGAAGGTCACCGGCGCAATCGTCGGAGCCGTCATGAAGGCCACCCGTGGCAAGGCCGATCCGGCCCAGGTGAACAAGCTCATCGCCGAGAAGCTGGCGTAGCTGCGCTACGTCAACAGCTTGGCGATCTCGGTGACGCAGATAAACACGAACGACGCCGAAATGATCGCCATGAGGGTGTTGCTAAACCACCCGTTGCGCCACTCCTGTGGTGTGCGTTTCGTGTTGAGCAGGATGAGCAGGGTCAGCCCGAGGAATGGCATGAAGAACGCGCCTAGGACGCCATAGGCGATGACCAGCGCCGTCGGGCGGCCCAGGAACAGCAGGAGCATCGGGGGGAACGTTAACCACAGGATGTACCAGCGGTAGTATTTCCCGCCCGAGCGGGTATCGGGATGATCCTTGGGGAGCTTGCGTAGGTGGCCGATGAAGTCGGCGAACATCATGGACACGCCGTTCCATACGCCGATGACGGAGGACACGGCTGCGGCCCAAAATCCCACGAGGAATACGGTGGCCATTCCTGATCCATACCGGTCATTGAGCACCTCGGCCAGGTCCACGAGACCCTTATCGCCGGACGACACCGCGATGTTTGCACTGTAGAGCAGGTCGCCGCCGACAATGAGCATGGCGACGACGAAAATGCCGGTGACGATGTAGGCCACTGAATTGTCCAGGCGCATGACCTTCATCCACGGTGGTGAGTCCCATTTCTTTTCATGCAGCCAGTAGCCGTAGGCGGCGAGCGTGATGGTGCCGCCCACACCTCCGGCGAGGGAGAGGACGTAGACAAAGGATCCCTCGGGAAGCGTCGGGATGAGACCGGTGAGAATTTCCGGCAGGTTACGCAGTGACAAGGTGGCGATACCCACCACCGTGAGGAACATGATTGCCACGAGAAACGCGATGACCTTCTCGAACATTTTGTAGTGGCCCAGCCACGTCAGGCCGAAGCCGAT is a window from the Corynebacterium testudinoris genome containing:
- the gatB gene encoding Asp-tRNA(Asn)/Glu-tRNA(Gln) amidotransferase subunit GatB — encoded protein: MTAPMYDLMDFDDVLEKFDPVMGLEVHVELATETKMFSASSAHFGAAPNSHVDPVSLGLPGALPVVNAKGVEWAIKIGLALNCSIAESSRFARKNYFYPDQPKNYQISQYDEPIAYNGYLDVQLLDGTEWRVEIERAHMEEDTGKLTHLGGTSGRIHGATASLVDCNRAGIPLIEIVTKPIEGAGSRAPEIAKAYVSALRDLVKALGVSDARMDQGSMRVDSNLSLRPIGQEEFGTRTETKNINSLKSVEQAVRFEMMRQAAAIENGEVIVQETRHYQETDGTTSKGRPKETSEDYRYFNDPDLPPVIAPKEWVEEIRATLPELPWVRRARIQQEWKLPDAEMRDLVNAGALELIIATVEEGSTPDEARAWWVNYLAAKAKEAEADLDALAITPEQVARVIALVKEGKLTTKLGRQAVDGVLAGEGDVDEVVAQRGLEVVRDDGAIEAAVDEALAANPDIVEKYRAGNTKVTGAIVGAVMKATRGKADPAQVNKLIAEKLA
- a CDS encoding Nramp family divalent metal transporter, with the protein product MSSPPTSRKWTVIGPGLVAAATGVGSGDLVATLIAGQRYGYALLWACVAGTLMKIVLVEGVGRYTLATGNTIFHGWSTLGKWTTWYFAPYIVIWGFVYGAAAMSASGMALAALFPGTPLLMWAVFSGLIGFGLTWLGHYKMFEKVIAFLVAIMFLTVVGIATLSLRNLPEILTGLIPTLPEGSFVYVLSLAGGVGGTITLAAYGYWLHEKKWDSPPWMKVMRLDNSVAYIVTGIFVVAMLIVGGDLLYSANIAVSSGDKGLVDLAEVLNDRYGSGMATVFLVGFWAAAVSSVIGVWNGVSMMFADFIGHLRKLPKDHPDTRSGGKYYRWYILWLTFPPMLLLFLGRPTALVIAYGVLGAFFMPFLGLTLLILLNTKRTPQEWRNGWFSNTLMAIISASFVFICVTEIAKLLT
- a CDS encoding YciI family protein: MPRYALIKHYRGVPADFPPMSTWTPDDVRAHVDYMERFADKLRASGEFVDSLALSEEAELITAGGSTRAVPASKALVAGWMLIDVPSARRARELAAELAAAPGKDGVPLREWLELRPAYGAPMADDEGETG
- a CDS encoding PrpF domain-containing protein, whose translation is MRLSIIRGGTSRAVFLHLRDLPALPADRDELCLRLIGSPDPLAIDGLGGGVSSNSKVMFVGLPPEHPDCPPTVDLVSVFAQVSPTEPHVDWSGNCGNISAAISTFAVHHGLISPRETVRVWNANTDSIFELSHSGERIDVRFLAPGTLGPRVILPDSGLEASLVDIANPIAMLRAADVGIDTCATPAALNADEELLDRLEEIRQEAAGLMGLDGPVLPRLALLGEGDPLPVLMTSVGRVHHALPATGILGIGGALALGGTIADRPPSTETVLRHPKGTVTVSASVVDGELEWVALARSARLIMDGEGF
- a CDS encoding 6-phosphofructokinase, whose amino-acid sequence is MRLATLTSGGDCPGLNAVIRGIVRTASAEFGSTVVGYEDGWVGLMEDRRVDLYDDENIDRILLRGGTILGTGRLHPDKFKAGLDQIKANLADAKIDALIPIGGEGTLKGAKWLSDNGIPVVGVPKTIDNDVYGTDYTFGFDTAVAVATDAVDRLHTTAESHNRILIVEVMGRHVGWIALHAGLAGGAHYTVIPEVPFDIAEICKAMERRFQMGEKYGIIVVAEGAAPKEGTMELRSGGVDQFGHELFTGIGQQVADEIHARLGHDVRTTVLGHIQRGGTPTAFDRVLATRYGVRATRAVHEGKFGTCVALDGERIINIPLDVAVGHLKTVPLDRYTTAQAMFG